A region from the Aphis gossypii isolate Hap1 chromosome 1, ASM2018417v2, whole genome shotgun sequence genome encodes:
- the LOC114129896 gene encoding uncharacterized protein LOC114129896 isoform X5, producing MFPCFWNFWSWVEPATTSAANSTVVTMATLKKNSVVVTQPMRRAMIGSSPLKSPLIKRPPSASVTLQGWLYKQGSEGLMLWKKRWFVLSEYCLFYYKNEEEEKLLGSILLPSYKISPCCPSEDKVYRKFSFKAEHDNMRTYYFAADTRELMVQWMNALSLASILQQNNGRYNERNNTKRSHYINQLDAMDSGFLSSSFYSTPRSYYNNDISYKAQNNQIAQPLYANAPPKPRRVTEPHEDHPQIAQPQYKPLSLVQNLNRSQLNNSERRTPDTYGRHDVKYSNHSEYEEVIDEYVPSPVKYREKKYSYRPHSADFLEYDVRRAYQTPTPSTNSSYKSPEYYNTVKHVKRPKSSLDFVDNSDSYWSENAYAEKMRQASQSLSKETNLNRTTALSLRQLGIYLNDIKAEPVDGSSAQMKSHRNYIKEQEKRWSEYVNSFNRSASARVARNADKRNYEQNEHKRSTSLQRRNSIDSRDKERKSQQREESMKRLLDWKQRMLQSTLTRKSSGSSNRGSAQNELSKYYKKITDSRLKNEEKTIVNCTNNFYNSKYNNDSFSYSKNDLTIENDFNYSDDEEVKERESQVDTPVSAVKNVHEITPDSKYTNTINFYTKPVIKQNLSDETASSTNSYFKDDTLLVDSRHSDSGYDTLQMGSVLSSKDPDIDRLLKFDFGKKTNGIQNLIKNFEFNDMKEPLQSSSYSSNEAQISSLKKEDIRYSTAQNPQSVRDLLANFEKKNERCVFSDTETLLYETSSDTEPIEPIIPNSKRTEALSTDEDDPEVVDVLRQKADPNDEQYYLPMTPSKKSALEEDISKSKLVIVDTEDQENYVEMTQNSKPILAPSPKLDKKSHYEYIAYKNNSNYEPVYTEVKNKMLPDILKSSTNVNNSIKSDSSDADDEASKDLDSLDTPCHPRFSLSDTFRPASYYLGAATNEDTHDSSDSDLVSPPPMNFDKDNELKSIRKKMESLIQSASESDSDSGKKEKQTAFSGDLDSIGSRNGMYEIDINLDDYLDKQNIEECDRFYENYCKSLESRRLENSEPLPGAPYYYSDISNGNLRSLTPEPQGAEGFTMRRRSRSLEGVIDDSVYCNLEPRKCTSPKEAISRLLRTAEMKSPRATELAIVNLPLRSRSLDNLDAEPEKKTGRQSADILNSKRNEAMYVNEAVFDRHKEYKDDYRSVKKGRCKSGSQSFLEEGLYPMTRPPSMEQLDREKLRQWDLMSTVPAVMLGATRVYSRTSERQVILTPAESNTRPPSLSRRSDETPTSSPVSGCGSAIGQGPVHREYQEINKMINETMGSKNIYSSNRNIRNSQWNLTVSAGELLGQTHEELVLLLIQLRRQRVSICKAMEMCHNDIETQTRLTELDTPTKIENLQRLDELKKHLLELEKQYEKGKPLVNLVDNMVKLGSLYQAGSALENPDGLSTPTILKERLEFNDKVQEKRLLAEENKEWQRIKPNVNDLQEKVDRLYDLDQLMLEESGNLLHLRQDKELLEKALGGLRHKMQGVHSPAEEERYRRQQHVLERELSSVRSVLANNSKKLEETVASNARLESELVVLRQKLQSSRRVPDTGAGGPTVAALEAELRRVQLLVGDLQRQREDLSVQVRQLTEKSNTLSMQMNSDENEIRGKKRPANDSWIETDLDDSIQEDKKFNTPREKPQEIKTVRIVKRESERRQRDRDKCGGNIGLPLTSVSVKCVPVIEEPDYRIEDNYVKKLSAQEQLFGTTNPENISYDMYPNYSVEDRSMLPKDDAPLSPVYQSEAARQIVQELSKKDQNYNIEQNESLTKRLVPREKRRHHTVTSVRPFSITEPYNRDGGWRARDDVDMERALRPGAPDVVRSTMNKTDPAKFSAETIDSILGTPGKICIPERYIPESAPVSPDERKKRMHKAEAIRKMLSESTPILTTEGENDEYTTVGRKKMIEEKKQRDHLLQLNQILAQQVMEKSKSVAFTRFVVGASPTNTRD from the exons aaCTCTGTTGTGGTCACCCAACCTATGAGAAGAGCTATGATTGGATCTAGTCCTTTAAAATCGCCTCTGATCAAAAGACCACCATCTGCTTCTGTTACATTACAAGGTTGGCTTTACAAGCAAGGAAGTGAAGGTTTAATGTTATGGAAGAAACGGTGGTTTGTTCTTTCTGAATActgtcttttttattataaaa ATGAAGAGGAAGAAAAACTTTTAGgttctatattattaccttcttataaaatatcccCGTGTTGTCCATCAGAAGATAAAGTTTACAGAAAATTTAGCTTTAAAGCTGAGCATGATAACAtgagaacatattattttgctgCAGATACCAGAGAACTTATGGTTCAGTGGATGAATGCTTTAAGCTTGGCATCAATTCTACAACAAAACAATGG caGGTATAATGAACGAAACAACACAAAACGATCCCATTATATTAATCAGTTAGATGCTATGGATTCAGGATTCTTAAGTTCATCTTTCTATTCAACACCACGGTCATATTACAACAATGATATATCTTACAAAGCTCAAAACAATCAAATTGCTCAACCTCTTTATGCCAATGCGCCCCCAAAGCCAAGACGTGTGACTGAACCACATGAAGATCATCCTCAAATAGCTCAACCCCAGTATAAGCCATTATCCCTAgtccaaaatttaaataggtctcaattaaataattctgaaCGTCGAACACCTGATACATATGGACGTCATGATGTCAAGTATTCTAACCATAGCGAGTATGAAGAGGTTATTGATGAATATGTACCAAGCCCTGTTAaatatagagaaaaaaaatattcttatagaCCTCATAGTGCagattttttagaatatgaTGTAAGACGTGCCTATCAGACACCGACCCCAAGCACTAATTCTTCATATAAATCTCcagaatattacaatacagtaAAACATGTTAAAAGACCAAAATCTAGTTTAGATTTTGTAGATAATTCAGATAGTTATTGGTCAGAAAATGCATATGCAGAAAAAATGAGACAAGCTTCTCAGAGTTTGAGTAAAGAGACAAATTTAAATCGCACAACAGCTTTATCATTGAGGCAACTTGGAATTTATCTGAATGACATAAAAGCTGAGCCAGTAGATGGGTCTTCCGCACAAATGAAAAGTCatcgaaattatattaaagaacAAGAAAAAAGGTGGAGTGAATATGTTAACTCATTTAATAGGTCAGCTAGTGCTAGAGTTGCTAGGAATGCTGATAAGCGTAATTACGAACAAAATGAACATAAAAGAAGTACTAGCTTACAAAGAAGAAATAGCATTGACTCTAGAGATAAAGAACGAAAATCACAGCAG agagAAGAATCTATGAAACGTCTTTTAGATTGGAAACAACGAATGCTTCAATCTACTTTAACTCGCAAGTCTTCTGGGTCTTCTAATCGTGGTTCAGCTCAAAATGAATTATCtaagtattacaaaaaaataactgatagTCGacttaaaaatgaagaaaaaactattgtaaattgtactaATAATTTCTACAATAGCAAGTATAACAACGACAGTTTTAGTTATTCTAAGAATGACTTGACAATTGAAAATGATTTCAACTATTCTGATGATGAAg AAGTTAAAGAAAGAGAAAGTCAAGTAGACACTCCAGTATCAGCAGTAAAAAATGTCCATGAAATCACCCCAGACTCAAAATACACcaacacaattaatttttataccaaaCCAGTAATCAAGCAAAATCTATCTGATGAGACTGCAAGTTCaacaaattcttattttaaagatgatACATTATTAGTAGATAGTAGACATTCAGACAGTGGATACGACACTTTACAAATGGGAAGTGTTCTTTCATCTAAAGATCCTGATATTGATCgtctattaaaatttgattttggtaAGAAAACAAATGGAATAcaaaatcttattaaaaactttgaatttaatgatatgaAAGAACCACTTCAGTCATCTTCATATAGTTCTAATGAAGCACAAATTTCTTCATTGAAAAAAGAAGATATTAGGTATTCAACAGCCCAAAATCCTCAATCTGTAAGAGACCTATTagcaaattttgaaaaaaaaaatgaacgttGTGTATTTAGTGACACAGAAACACTGCTATATGAAACATCAAGTGATACAGAACCTATTGAACCTATTATACCAAATTCAAAGCGCACTGAAGCACTATCAACGGACGAAGATGATCCAGAAGTTGTAGATGTGTTAAGACAAAAAGCTGATCCAAATGACGAACAGTACTATTTACCTATGACACCATCCAAAAAGTCAGCATTAGAAGAAGATATTTCTAAATCTAAGTTAGTGATCGTTGATACTGAAGATCAAGAAAATTATGTTGAAATGACACAAAATTCTAAACCCATACTTGCTCCATCACCTAAACTAGacaaaaaatcacattatgaatatattgcttataaaaataattctaattatgAACCAGTTTATACagaggtaaaaaataaaatgttacctGATATTCTCAAGTCATCtactaatgttaataattcaatCAAATCAGATAGCTCAGATGCTGACGATGAAGCCTCAAAAGATTTAGACTCACTTGATACCCCTTGTCATCCTAGATTTAGTTTATCTGATACATTTAGACCTGCTTCTTATTATTTAGGAGCTGCAACTAATGAAGATACCCATGACTCTTCAGATAGTGATTTAGTTTCTCCACCACCCATGAACTTTGATAAAGACAATGAGCTTAAatctattagaaaaaaaatggaatcaCTTATACAATCTGCTTCTGAATCAGATTCTGATTCtggtaaaaaagaaaaacaaacagCCTTTAGTGGAGACTTGGATTCAATTGGAAGTAGAAATGGCATGTAtgaaatagatataaatttagatGATTACCTTGATAAACAGAATATAGAAGAATGTGATAGGTTCTATGAAAATTATTGCAAAAGTTTAGAGAGTAGACGATTAGAAAATTCTGAACCACTACCTGGTGccccttattattattcagacaTTTCAAATGGAAATCTGAGATCACTGACTCCAGAGCCACAAGGTGCAGAAGGATTTACAATGCGTCGTCGAAGTCGTTCACTTGAAGGTGTAATTGATGATAgcgtttattgtaatttagaaCCTAGAAAATGTACCTCTCCTAAAGAGGCAATATCACGATTATTACGCACCGCTGAAATGAAATCACCTAGAGCAACTGAATTGGCTATTGTAAATTTACCATTGAGGTCAAGGTCTTTAGATAATTTGGATGCTGagcctgaaaaaaaaactgggcGTCAAAGTGCTGATATTTTGAATAGCAAAAGAAATGAAGCGATGTATGTTAATGAAGCAGTATTTGACCGTCATAAAGAATATAAGGATGATTACCGGTCTGTTAAGAAGGGTAGATGCAAGAGTGGATCCCAGTCTTTTTTAGAGGAGGGCCTATACCCGATGACCCGGCCACCATCAATGGAACAACTGGACAGGGAGAAACTAAGACAGTGGGACCTCATGTCCACTGTCCCTGCCGTGATGTTGGGTGCAACGCGCGTGTACAGTCGTACTTCAGAGAGACAAGTGATATTGACGCCTGCCGAATCAAACACAAGGCCGCCATCGCTAAGTCGCCGTTCAGACGAAACACCAACAAGCTCGCcag tgTCCGGTTGCGGATCAGCGATTGGACAAGGTCCAGTTCATCGAGAGTACCaagaaatcaataaaatgataaatgaaaCAATGggcagtaaaaatatttattccagtaatagaaatattaga aATAGTCAATGGAACTTGACAGTTTCTGCTGGTGAGCTTCTAGGCCAAACGCATGaagaattagttttattattgattcagTTAAGAAGGCAAAGAGTTTCTATTTGTAAAGCAATGGAAATGTGCCATAATGATATTGAGACCCAG acaaGATTGACTGAGCTGGATACTCCAACTAAAATAGAAAACTTGCAAAGATtggatgaattaaaaaaacatctgTTGGAACTTGAAaaacaa tatgaaAAAGGAAAACCTCTTGTAAACCTTGTTGATAATATGGTAAAATTGGGTTCATTGTATCAAGCTGGATCTGCTCTTGAAAATCCTGATGGACTCTCTACACCAACTATATTAAAAGAGCGCCTGGAGTTCAATGATAAAGTACAAGAAAAACGTCTACTAGCAGAAGAAAATAAAGAATGGCAACGAATAAAACCAAATGTTAACGATCTACAGGAAAAAGTTGATAGATTATATGATTTAGATCAATTGATGCTAGAAGAATCtggaaatttattacatttaagacAAGATAAAGAATTATTAGAGAAAGCTTTAGGTGGCCTTAGGCATAAAATGCAAGGTGTTCATAGTCCAGCTGAGGAGGAACGTTATAGAAGACAGCAACATGTATTGGAACGTGAATTGAGCTCAGTTAGATCCGTATTAGCTAATAATTctaag AAACTGGAAGAAACAGTTGCATCAAATGCAAGATTAGAATCAGAATTGGTAGTCTTACGACAAAAACTGCAGTCTTCAAGACGCGTACCAGATACAGGCGCAGGAGGTCCAACTGTAGCTGCACTAGAAGCAGAACTTAGAAGAGTACAATTATTAGTTGGAGATTTACAACGGCAACGTGAAGATTTAAGTGTTCAAGTTCGACAGCTTACAGAAAAATCAAACACATTATCTATGCAAATGAATAgtgatgaaaatgaaataaggGGTAAGAAAAGACCTGCAAATGATTCATGGATTGAAACAGATTTAGATGACTCAATTCAAGaggataaaaaat TTAACACTCCAAGAGAAAAACcacaagaaataaaaacagtgaGAATTGTCAAAAGAGAATCAGAGAGGCGACAGAGAGATAGAGATAAATGTGGTGGTAATATTGGTCTTCCGTTAACAAGTGTTAGTGTTAAATGTGTACCTGTTATTGAAGAACCTGACTATAGA ATTGaagataattatgttaaaaaactaTCAGCACAAGAACAATTATTTGGCACAACAAACccagaaaatatttcatatgatATGTATCCAAATTATAGTGTTGAAGATCGTTCTATGCTTCCAAAAGATGATGCACCTTTATCACCAGTATATCAGAGTGAAGCAGCCAGACAAATTGTACAAGAATTATCGAAAAAAgatcaaaactataatattgagcAAAATGAATCATTGACCAAAAGACTGGTACCAAGAGAAAAGCGTAGACATCACACTGTCACAAGTGTTAGACCATTCTCTATTACAGAACCTtacaat agAGACGGTGGTTGGAGAGCTCGAGATGATGTAGACATGGAACGAGCTCTAAGGCCTGGTGCTCCTGATGTGGTTCGATCTACAATGAATAAGACTGATCCTGCAAAATTTAGTGCAGAAACCATAGATAGTATATTAGGAACACctggaaaaatatgtataccagAACGTTATATTCCAGAATCGGCTCCTGTGTCGCCAGACGAACGCAAAAAGAGAATGCACAAAGCTGAAGCTATTAGAAAAATGTTGTCAGAATCTACTCCTATACTTACTACAG aaggAGAAAATGATGAATACACTACCGTCGGTAGAAAAAAGAtgattgaagaaaaaaagcaAAGAGACCATTTGTTACAATTGAATCAAATACTGGCACAACAAGTTATGGAGAAGAGCAAATCAGTTGCTT TCACACGTTTTGTTGTAGGTGCAAGTCCCACAAATACTAGAGACTGA